In Fundidesulfovibrio magnetotacticus, a single window of DNA contains:
- the nikR gene encoding nickel-responsive transcriptional regulator NikR, protein MGKTIRFGVSLNSDLLEKFDALCEEKSYPNRSEAIRDLIRGVLVEREQQVGEGEIAAVLTLVYDHHFSDLSQRLVEIQHDEHDVILTTVHVHLDHHNCLEVLILKGAGEAIKRLADRLIATKGVKHGKLTLTTTGRGLV, encoded by the coding sequence ATGGGCAAGACCATCCGCTTCGGCGTGTCGCTCAATTCCGACCTGCTGGAGAAGTTCGACGCGCTCTGCGAGGAAAAGAGCTACCCCAACCGTTCCGAGGCCATCCGCGACCTGATCCGGGGCGTGCTGGTGGAGCGCGAGCAGCAGGTGGGCGAGGGCGAGATCGCCGCCGTGCTCACCCTGGTCTACGACCATCACTTTTCCGACCTCTCCCAGCGCCTGGTGGAGATCCAGCACGACGAACACGACGTGATCCTCACCACCGTGCACGTGCACCTGGACCACCACAACTGCCTGGAAGTGCTCATCCTCAAGGGCGCGGGCGAGGCCATCAAACGCCTGGCCGACCGGCTCATCGCCACCAAGGGCGTGAAGCACGGCAAGCTCACCCTCACCACCACGGGGCGGGGGCTGGTGTAG